Part of the Microbaculum marinisediminis genome, TTGTCGAGGCTGACGAACTGGCGCTGGCCCGGCGTGTGGTCCATCACCGAGACGAGCTTGAGGGCCGGGTGGTCGAGAAACGCTTCGGCCTCCGACACCACGTTCGGCGAGGCGATCTCGCAGCGTAGGTGCAGAAAATGTTCGGCCCGCAGCCGGCCCGCCTTGCCGGCCGCCGTGATCGCGTCGGCGAGCGTGCGCATATGGTTCGCCACGTCGGTCTTGTCGTTGTCCGAGCCGACACGCAGCGCGTCGAGCACCGTGGTGATGCCGGAGGCGGCGATCTGCGCGTCGTGCGACTGCACGGCGGCGATCGGGTTCCAGGCGACGCCCGGACGCGGCGAGAAATGGCTTTCCAGATGGTCGGTATGCAACTCGACCAGACCGGGGATCAGGTAGTCGCCCTCGAGGTCCTCGGCGGCGGCGACGGACGTGGTGCCGGGATCGACGGCCCGGATCGTCCCGTCAACGATGGACAGGCTGCCGGCGACGACCTCGGCGGGAAGGACGAGGCGGGCGTTGGTCAGGATCGTGTCGTGCATGACGGCCTCAGATCACCAGCTTTCTGAGGCGCTGCGACACGATGTCGATGATCGACACGGTGATCACCACGATGATCAGGATCGCCGCGGTCTCGGCGTAGTAGAAGCCGCGGATCGACTCGAACATGATCTGGCCGATGCCGCCGGCGCCGACGATGCCGAGCACCGTGGCGGAGCGCACGTTGGTCTCGAAACGGTAGAGCGAAAAGGAGATCCAGAGCGGCAGCACCTGCGGCAGGACGCCGTAGATGATCTCCTGCAGCCGGGTCGCGCCGGTCGCGCGGATACCTTCCACGGGGCGCGGGTCGATCGCCTCGACGGCCTCGGAAAAGAGCTTGGAGACGACGCCCATGTTGTGGATGAACAGCGCCATGACACCGGCGAACGGGCCGAGGCCGACGGCGACGACGAACAGCACCGCGAAGACGATCTCGTTGATCGCCCGGCAGGCGTCCATCAGCCGGCGCACCGGCTGGACCACCCAGGCCGGGGCGATGTTGTTGGACGACAGGAGCGCGAAGGGAATGCCGAAGACGATCGCCAGCACCGTGCCCCATATGGCGATCTGCACGGTCAGGATCATCTCGGTGACGTAGTATTCCCAGTCGCGGAAATTCGGCGACAGGAAGCCCGAGGCGTAGTCCGCCATGTTGCTGGCGTCGGTGAACAGGTTCACCAGCCGGGACATCTCGGCCGGGCCCCAGCTCCAGGCGAGCACCAGGGCGAGACCGCCCCAGATCAGCAGCCGGTAAAGCATGTCGCCGAAGGACGTGCGCGGCAGTTCGACCGGGCGGGGGGCGGCGGGTGTTGCTGGTGTCATCGGGCCAGGTGTTATCGGGGAGACTGATGTCATCGGGCGTCTCGCGAGCGGTCTTTCCACGAAAAGAGGCGACGCCGGTCAGGTTGCCGGCGCCGCCTTGTGAGGGGGCGGCCGATCAGGCCTGCGGGACCTTGGCCATCAGGCCTTCGTACTTGGTCTTCTCCGCCTTCAGCTCTTCGAGCGCCTTGGCCTTCTCGTCGGCGGCCATCTTGTCGTCCGCCTGGACCTGGAACTCCTGCTTGGTGATCTCCATGATCCGGATCGGATAGAGCTGGGCGTCGGAGGACGGCTTGAACGGCGCCCACTTCAGGCCGGCGAGCACATCGCGCGCCTTGGCGACCTCGTCGGGGGCCCCGAGACGGCCGTAGGACATCATGAAGGTGTAGATCTTGTCCTTGGCGGCCTGATCCAGGTCCTTGCGCCAGACCAGCGGATCGGACGGGATCAGCGGCGACTTCCAGACGACCTTGATCTTCTTGAACGCCTCGGGATTGTTCTCCTCGATGCGGGCAAGGTTCTCGGTGTTGTTGGTGGCGACGTCGACCTGGTTGTTGGCCACCGCCATCGCATTGGTCTCGTGATTGGCGTTACGGACCGTCTTGAAGCATTTCTTCGGGTCGACGCCGTTCTTGGCGAAGATGAAGGTGGTGGGGACGAGGAAGCCCGAGGTCGAGTTCGGGTCGCCGATGCCGAAGTTCAGCGAGGCGTCGCACTTCAGCACGTCTTCCAGCGAATTGATCGGTGAGTCGACCGGCGCCAGCAGCAGCGACCAGTAGCCCGGATTGCCGGATACATCGACGGACTGGGCGAAGACCTCGCCGTCGGAGCGGTCGACCGCTTCCATGGCCGACTTGTTGCCGTACCAGGCGACGTGGACCTTGCCGAAGCGCATGCCCTCGATGATGCCGGCATAATCCGAGGCGAAGAACGGCTTCACCTTGAGGCCGGTCTGGGCCTCCATGGCGGCGAGGAACGGTTCCCACTGGGTCTTCAGGTTCTGGGTGGATTCGGTCGAGATGATGCCGAAGTTGATCTCGGTCGTCTCGGCGTGGGCGGCGCCCAGCAGCGAGACGGAAATCGCCGCGGCGGCAAGGCCCTTAGCGACAGCGTTCATGGTGTCCTCCATAGGAACTGGGGGTTGGGACCGTCTGGACTGATCAGGCGGTCACGCGCCGGCGAAGGCGACGGCCGGCTGCAGTGCGATCTGCGGCCGGGGCGCCCTTTCCGGGACGTCTGGGAGCACGAGTTCCTCGCTGGCATCGCCATAGAGTTCGCGCAGAAAATCATGCGTGAGGGCCTCGCTCGGCCCGTCAAAGGCGACCTCGCCGTCGCGCAGCGCGATGGTGCGCGGGCAGTAGCGGCGGGCGTATTCGACCTGGTGCAGCGATACGATGACGGTAATCCCGTCGTTGCGGTTGATTTCCGACAGCGCCTCCATGACGCGCTTGGCGGACGCCGGATCGAGCGAGGCGATCGGCTCGTCGGCAAGCACGATCTGCGCGCCCTGCACCATGGCGCGGGCGATCGCGGCGCGCTGCTGCTGTCCGCCGGACAGGGTCGAGGCACGCTGACGGGCGGTCTCGGCGATACCGACGCGCGCCAGCGCCTGCATGGCGACGATCTTCTCGTCGCGGCTGAACAGGCCGAGGGTGCCGCGGATGGCCGGTATGCGACCGAGCACGCCGGTCAGCACATTGGTCAGCACCGAAAGCCGGTTGACGAGATTGAACTGCTGGAAGATGACGCCGATGTCGCGGCGGATGTCGCGCGCGTCGGCCGTCAATCGGCCGCCGGTCTGCACGAACCGGTCTCCGACCATGACCTTGCAGCCGTCGTTCCGGTCCGCCTGGACGAGGCCGGCGACATGGCGGATGAGCGTCGACTTGCCGGATCCGGATGCGCCGATCAGGGCGACCATCTCGCCACGATCGACCGAAACGGAAACGTTCTTCAGCGCGCGTTTGCCGCCGCGAAATGTCTTCGAAAGCCCTTCGACCACGACTGTTGTCATGGCGATTACCCCGCTGGTTTAGCAATGATCCCGACTGTGAACTCGGGATGAGGCTTAGCGGGGCTACATGACGGCTGTTTTGCGCTTGCTTGTCGGTTCGATGACAATCCCCGGGCCCCGCAACGCAAGGGATTCATGGGGGTTTTCGCCGTGGTTCCCTGTGCAAAATGCGCTTGACGTGACGGTCTTTCGGGTCGCATCAGACTGACGGTCGCCGAATTGATCGGGAGAGCGGGTTTTGGCGCAGCACATCTATCATCCGGCGGCCTTCGATCCGTCCCGACCCGTCGGCAGCTACTGGGATGCGACCGCCGAACCGCTGACGGTCGACACGCCTGCACTGTCGGGGGACGAAACCTGCGAGGTTGCCGTCATCGGGGCCGGATACACGGGCCTGTCGGCGGCGCTGCATCTGGCCCGCGACCATGGCGTCGATGTGCGCGTTCTGGAAAAGGCACATCCGGGTTGGGGCGCGTCGGGACGAAACGGCGGTTTCTGCTGTCTGGGCGGAACCAAGGTGTCGCATTCGACGCTGGTGAAGCGCCATGGCGACGCCGAGGCGCGACGGTTCTCCGCCGCCCAGCGCGAGGCGATCGCGCTCGTTCGGGACCTGTCCGAAAGCGAAGGCTTCGACGTCGAGGCGAGCGGCGACGGCGACATCGAAGTCGCCCATGACAAGGGCGCGGTGCGGGATCTGGAGGCCACCGTCGCGCACATCCGCGACGTGCACGGCGTCGACTGCACGCTCTATCGCAAGGCCGAGCTCAGGCGGGCCGGTATGGTGATGGAGGGGGCGGAAGCAGCGCTGCACCTTCCGCTCGGTTTCGGCCTACATCCGATGAAATACGCCCGCGGCCTTGCCGCCGCGACGGTGAATCGTGGCGCCGGGGTGCACGGCCAAAGCCCGGTCGAGGCGTGGCAGAAGACGGACGGCTGGCATGTGCTGTCGACGCCGGGCGGGCGTTTGCGGGCGAAGACGGTGATCGTGGCGACCAACGGCTACACGGCGGAGGATCTGCATCCCGGCTTGACCGGCCGTGTGCTGCCCGCCCTGTCGAACGTCATCACCACGCGGCCGTTGACCGAGGCCGAGCGCGAGGCGCAGGGCTGGACGACCCATGCGATGGCGTATGACAGCCGCAATCTGCTGCACTATTTCCGTTTGCTGCCGGACGGGCGTTTCCTGCTCGGCGCGCGCGGCGGCGTGTCTGCGGCTCCCGACGGAACGGAGCGGATGCAGGACGACATGCGCAAGCGGCTCGCGCGCATGTTTCCCGCCTGGGCCGATGTCGAAATCAGCCATTTCTGGCGCGGCTTCGTGTGCATGACGGCCGATCTCGTGCCCCACGTCGCCCGGTTGCCCGACGACGGCAGCGTCATCCACGCGCTGGGTTATCACGGCAATGGCGTCGCGATGGGAACCTGGTCGGGCCGGGCCGCGGCGCGGCTCGCGGTTCGCGACAAGCCCGACCACGAGATCGTGCCGGCGGCGGCCGGCCAGCCCCTGCCACGCTTTCCGCTGCCGGGCCTGAGGCCGCTTTATCTGCGTGGGGCCTACGTCGCCTATTGGCTGATGGACGAAGTTCTCTAGGCTGCGGCCGATTTTCTCAACGACGAGCGGAACCGGGTACCATGTACGACGCATATATCCTCTGCGGCACGCCGCGAACGGGAAGCACGCTGCTGTGCGGCCTGCTCGCGTCGACACAGGCGGCGGGGGATCCGGACTCGTTCTACAGCCGCCGGTTCATGCCGGCGTGGGCGGAGGAGTGGGGTCTGCCGAGCCCGGATTCGATGGCCGAGAGGGACTACGACATCACCTATCTCGCAGCGGCGATCGAAGTCGGGAAGGGTGGAACGGCCATCTTCGGGCTTCGGCTGATGCGCGAGAACCTCGACGACCTGTCGGCGATCCTCGACCGGATCCATCCCGGCCTGCCGTCCGACGCGGCGCGGTTCGAGCGGGCCTTCGGCAAGACGCTCTACATCCATCTGTCGCGCGAGAACAAGCTCGCCCAGGCGGTCTCCCTGGTGAAGGCGCAGCAGACCGGTCTCTGGCATATCGCGCCCGATGGAAGCGAGTTGGAGCGGCTCGCTCCGCCGCAGGACCCTGTCTACGATTTCGAACGGATCAGACAGGAACTCGCCGAGCTCGAAAGCCACGATACGGCGTGGAACACGTGGTTCGCGGCGCAGGGCATCACCCCGGTGCGGATCGGCTACGAGCGCCTGTCGGCCGATCCCGCTGCGGCGCTGGTGCGCCTCTGTGAAGCGCTCGGGATCGCGGCGCCGCATATCGCGGACGTCAAGCCCGGCGTGGCGAAACTCTCCGACGAGACGAGCCTTGAATGGATGCGCCGCTACCGCGCAGATCTCGCGGCTGTCGCCCGGTCCTAGGCGCTTTGCGCGGCCTCGACTTCGTAGCGGTCGAGGAAGGCTTCGGCGTCGAGCGTTCGGAAGTCCTCGAGCGCGGTGCGCAGCCGCGCGTGCGGCCAGTCCCACCAGGCGAGCCGGTCCATGCGGTTGCCGATCTCCTCGGGGAACCGCCAGCGGATGAACTTCGCCGGCACGCCGCCGACGATCGCATAGGCCGGCACGCCCTTCGAAACCACCGCGCCGGCGCCGATCACCGCGCCGTTGCCGATCGAGACGCCCGGCAGGATGGTCACGCCGTGTCCCAGCCAGACATCGTGGCCGATGGTCACCGCGTTGTCGCGGCGCCAGTCGAAGAACGCGGTCTCGGTGCCGGCATCGTCGAAATAGTCGGCGGCGCGATAGGTGAAGTGATGCAGGGTGGCGCGCCACACCGGATGGTTGGTGGCGTTGATGCGGGCGTGGCTGGCGATATTGACGAACTTGCCGATCCGCGCCGCCCAGATCTCGCACTCGCGCATCATGTAGGAATAGTCGCCGACCGTGCTTTCGCTCACATGGCAGCGCTCGGCGATCTCGGTATAGCGGCCGAGGGCGGAGTCGGTGACGATGGCGCTCTCGTGGACCAGCGCCTTTTCGGAGAGGCGGGGCATCGCCATGTCCTCACGTGAAGGCCTGAACGTCGACGCAGTGGTCGGCGACCGCGTCGCGGACGATTGCATCGTGGAAGATACCGAGAACCGCGGTGCCGGCCTTCTTTCGCTCGTCGATCAGTTCGACCACGATGTCGCGATTGGTGGCGTCGAGCGAGGCGGTCGGCTCGTCGAGGATCAGAATCGGCCGCTGGGCGACGAGGCCGCGGGCGATATTGACGCGCTGCTGCTCGCCGCCGGAGAAGGTTGCCGGCGGCAACGACCACAGGCGTTCGGGCAGGTTGAGCCGGGCAAGCAGCGTCGCCGCGCGGTCCCGCGCCTCGGCGGGCGAGGTGCCGAGCGAACGAAGCGGCTCGGCGACCACGTCGATGGCGGGCACGCGCGGCACCGCCCGCAGGAACTGGCTGACATAGCTGATGGTGCGGAGCCTCAGGTCGATCACCCGGCGTGGCGGGGCCGAGGCCATGTCGAAGATGCGCGCGCCGTCGACCACCAGGATCTGGCCCTCATCGGCGACGTAGTTGCCGTAGATCATCCGCAGGATCGTGCTCTTGCCGGTGCCGGAGGGGCCGGTGAGGGCGACACATTCGCCCTCCTTCACCGCGAGCTCGACGCCGCGCAGGACGGGGATTTCGATGCCGTCCTGCAGGTGCATGACGAAGGTCTTGCCGACGCCGGAGAGACACAAACGCATGGTCATGGGGTTTTCCTCACGGCTGCAGGACGGACGCGACCAGAAGCTGGGCGTACGGGGTGCGGGGGTCGTCGAGAACCTGATCGGTGAGGCCGCTCTCGATGACCGTGCCGCGGCGCATCACCATCAGCCGGTGCGAGATCATGCGCGCGACCGCCAGATCGTGGGTGACGACGATCGCCGCGAGGCCCAGGTCGGCGACGAGGCCGCGCAGCAGGTCGAGCAGGCGCGCCTGCACCGAGACGTCCAGGCCGCTGGTCGGCTCGTCCATGAAGACGAGGCGCGGGCCGGTGACCAGGTTGCGGGCGATCTGCAGGCGCTGGCGCATGCCGCCGGAAAAGGCGTCGGGGCGGTCGTCGATTCGGTCGGCGGCGATCTCGACCCTTCCCAGCCAGTCGAGCGCCTCCGCGCGGATGGCGCCGTAGTTGCGCGCGCCCACCGCCATCAGCCGCTCGCCGACATTGCCGCCGGCCGAGACCGTCATGCGCAGGCCGTCGCGGGCGTCCTGATGGACGAAACCCCAGTCGGTGCGGGCCAGAAAGCGCCGCTCCGCCTCGCTCATGGCGAAGATATTGCGCGCCTGGCCGTCGCGCATCCGGTACTCGACGACGCCGGCCGTCGGCGTCAGGCGCCCCGACAGGCAGTTCATCAAGGTGGTCTTGCCGGATCCGGATTCGCCGACGATCGCCAGCACCTCGCCGGGCCACAGTTCGAAGGACACGTCGTGACAGCCGATCCGGCTGCCATAGAAATGCGAGACGCCACTGGCGCGCAACAGCGGCAGGTCGTCGTCGATATCGCCTGGGTGAGTCATGTCAGGTCTCCGCGGGGATTTCGGCCCGCCGCTCCTCGCAATGGTCGGAATCGGAACAGACGAACATGCGCCCGCCGGCGTCGTCGGTGACGATCTCGTCGAGGTAGACGCCGATCGAACCGCACAGCGCGCAGGGCTCGGAGAAGGTCTGGACCGCGAAGGGATGGTCCTCGAAGTCGAGGCTGTGCACGTCGGTGTGCGGGGGAAGTGCGTAGATGCGCTGCTCGCGGCCGGCGCCGAACAGCATCAGCGCGTCGGACCGGTTCATCTTCGGATTGTCGAACTTGGGGATCGGCGAGGGGTCCATCACGTAGCGGCCGTCGACCAGCGCCGGATAGGCATAGGTCGTGGCGATGTGGCCGTGGCGGGCGATGTCCTCGTACAGCTTGACGTGCATGATCCCGTATTCCTCGAGCGCGTGCATCTTGCGGGTCTCGGTCTCGCGCGGTTCGAGGAAGCGCAGCGGCTCCGGGATCGGCACCTGGAAGACGAGGATCTGGTCTTCGCCCAGGGGCCGCTCGGGGATGCGGTGGCGGGTCTGGATGACGGTCGCATCGGCCGTGCGCGTCGTCGTCCTCACCCCGGCGGTGCGGGCGAAGAAGCCGCGGATCGCCACCGCGTTGGTGGTGTCGTCGGAGCCCTGGTCGATCACCTTCAGCGTGTCGTCGGGACCCAGGATCGCGGCGGTGACCTGCACGCCGCCGGTGCCCCAGCCGTAGGGCATCGGCATCTCGCGGCTGGCGAACGGAACCTGATAGCCGGGTATGGCGATGCCCTTCAGGATCGCCCGGCGGATCATACGCTTCGTCTGCTCGTCGAGATAGGCGAAGTTGTAGGCGGTATCGGTCGTGGCGGCGTGCGCGTTCATTCCGCGGCCTCCTGGTGTTCGGCGCCGATGTCCTCGCCGGTTTCGTCCGAATATGCCGCCGCTTCGCGGTGCATTCGGCGGACGAGCTCCAGCTCGGCCTGGAAATCGACGTAATGGGGCAGTTTCAGGTGCTCGACGAAGCCGGTGGCGCGGATGTTATCGGCGTGCGACAGCACGAATTCCTCGTCCTGTGCCGGCGCGGTCGGCTCCTCGCCGAGCTCGTTCCAGCGCAGCGCCCGGTCGACGAGCGCCATCGACATGGCCTTGCGCTCCGACTGGCCGAAGACGAGGCCGTACCCGCGGGTGAACTGCGGCGGCGCCTTGGCCGAGCCCTTGAACTGGTTGACCATCTGGCACTCGGTGACGGTGATGCGGCCGATCGTGACCGGAAAGCCGAGCTCTTCGGGGATGACCTCGATTTCCACCTCGCCGATGCGGATCTCGCCGACGAAGGGATGCGACCGGGCGTAGCCACGCTGGGTCGAATAGCCGAGGGCGAGCAGGAACCCCTCGTCACCGCGGGCGAGCCCCTGCAGGCGCAGGGAACGGTCGGCGGGGAATTCCAGCGGCTCGCGGGTCAGATCGCGCACCGGCGTATCCGGATCGGCCTCCGGATCCGGCTCGATCAGGCCTTCGCCGCCGAGCAGGTCGGTGACGCGGGGGATCGGGGCGTCGCTGGCGGCGGCGGTTTCCGGGGGCGGCGGCGCGGTGTCCTCGGCCAGCGCGGGCTCGAGCAGCCGGTGGGTGTAGTCGAAGGTGGGGCCGAGCAGCTGTCCGCCGGGCAGGTCCTTGTAGGTCGCGGAGATGCGGCGGCGAATGCGCATCCGGGCGGTGTCGACCGGTTCGGACGCGCCGAAGCGGGGCAGGGTGGTGCGATAGGCGCGGATCAGGAAAATCGCCTCGATCAGATCGCCGCGGGCCTGTTTCACCGCCAGCGCGGCGAGATCGCGGTCGTAGAGCGAGCCTTCCGCCATCACCCGGTCGACGGCGAGGGCGAGCTGGCCGGCGATCTGATCGAGCGTGACATCCGGCACCGAGCGGTCGCCGCGCCGTTCGTCGGCGAGCAGCCGGTGGGCGTTGCGGATCGCCGATTCCCCACCCTTTACAGCGACATACATGAGTCAGGCTCCTTCTGTGCGGGTCGAGCGGGGCAGGGCGGAGAGGGTGTCGCCGCAGACGAAGACGAGGTCGACGCCGCGGGGAAACTGCGCGTGGTTGGCGCGAAGCTGATCGGCGAAGCCGACGGGAAGCGGGCCGGGCGCCAGCGTCGCCGTGGTCGCGATGCCGGGGCCGCGCAGGGTTATAAGGTTTTGATCTTTCAGGGTTTCGACGGCGACGATCAGCGTCGTCGAGCGGTCCGGATAGTCCGCCGTGCCCTGGCCGAAGGCCGACAGGGCGGGCATGCGGGCCGGGTCGGAGACGAGCGCGAAGGCGGCCTCGTCGGGCACCTGTGTGATCGGCGCGCCGGTATGGAAGCGCAGCCAGTCCGATACCGCTTGCGCGGCGGCGAGGTCGCGGTCGAGCCAGACCGGCGTTTCGTGGTCGAACAGGGTGAGCGCGAGCGCGCCGGCGGCCCGTGACAAGGGCGGTGGCGGGGCGGTTTTCGCTGTCAGTTCAACGACTTTCCCTGGACTCGCCATGGCGCTCATCACCCTGCGGAACACGGCCTGGGAGTCGAAGACCGGGTGTGCGAAACCGCCCGAGAGGGTTTCCGTCATTGCCGCGTGAGCCGTCATGACTCGTCCTCGCCGCGCACCATGGTGAGAAAGTCGACGCGGGTCGCCGCCGTGCGCTCGGCAACCGTGCTGTCCTCGGTCTCGCGGGCCCGGATCGCCGGTTCGACGACCGTTCTTTCCACCTCGGCGCGCCGGTCGCGGCGCTGCCACAGGGCGTCGAAAAGCGCGGCGAACCGGGCCTTTTCGGCGTCCCGGCCCATGATCCAGGCGAACCCGGCCTCGCCGCTGTCGAGCGAAACCGCGCAGCGGGTGACGGTGACCTCGCCGAGGTTGAACGGGGCACCGCCGCCGCCGATGCGGCCGCGGACCATGACGAGCCCGGCTTCGGGCTTGCGCAGCCAGCCCCAGTCAGGGCGGGACTCGAGGCGGTTCCAGGCGGCTTCGAGGACGGCGCGGTCGGCGGACGCGACGGCGTCCATCGCCCTGCGCCGGGCCTCCTCGGATGGTCTGTTCTCGGTCGTCTCGGCCGTCGTCATGGTCGTTCTCAAGTCGCCTCGCGTCGTCTTCGGGCCCGCTCGCGGGCCCTCCGTCGTTTCGGCTGGACCCAGGATGCAAAGTTGTCTATTAATCTAGACAATTGCATTGCCTTATAGCGACGGCAGGTGACGTCTCGATGACGGATGCGACGACGGCTGAAACGACCGGTTCGGGGACCAGTGCGGGGAGCGGCATCGACCCCGGGGCCGGCATCGGGGCGGCGCTGCGCGGCGAAGGCATCGCGCTGTGGCGCCGGATCGCCGACGTGCTGCGTCGCGAGATCGCCGCCGGCGCCCATCCGCCCGGGCAACGCATTCCCTCGGAGGCCGTCTTGGCCGAACGCTTCGGGGTCAACCGCCACACCGTGCGCCAGGCGATCGCGGCGCTGGCGCAGGACGGGCTGGTGAAGGCCGAGCGCGGGCGCGGCACCATCGTCACCAGCCGGCCCATCGACTACCCCATCGGCGCGCGGACGCGGTTTTCGGAAATCGTCTCGGGGCAGGCGCGGGCGCCCTCGGGGCGGCTGGTCTCGG contains:
- the phnE gene encoding phosphonate ABC transporter, permease protein PhnE; this encodes MTPATPAAPRPVELPRTSFGDMLYRLLIWGGLALVLAWSWGPAEMSRLVNLFTDASNMADYASGFLSPNFRDWEYYVTEMILTVQIAIWGTVLAIVFGIPFALLSSNNIAPAWVVQPVRRLMDACRAINEIVFAVLFVVAVGLGPFAGVMALFIHNMGVVSKLFSEAVEAIDPRPVEGIRATGATRLQEIIYGVLPQVLPLWISFSLYRFETNVRSATVLGIVGAGGIGQIMFESIRGFYYAETAAILIIVVITVSIIDIVSQRLRKLVI
- the phnD gene encoding phosphonate ABC transporter substrate-binding protein, producing the protein MNAVAKGLAAAAISVSLLGAAHAETTEINFGIISTESTQNLKTQWEPFLAAMEAQTGLKVKPFFASDYAGIIEGMRFGKVHVAWYGNKSAMEAVDRSDGEVFAQSVDVSGNPGYWSLLLAPVDSPINSLEDVLKCDASLNFGIGDPNSTSGFLVPTTFIFAKNGVDPKKCFKTVRNANHETNAMAVANNQVDVATNNTENLARIEENNPEAFKKIKVVWKSPLIPSDPLVWRKDLDQAAKDKIYTFMMSYGRLGAPDEVAKARDVLAGLKWAPFKPSSDAQLYPIRIMEITKQEFQVQADDKMAADEKAKALEELKAEKTKYEGLMAKVPQA
- the phnC gene encoding phosphonate ABC transporter ATP-binding protein, translated to MTTVVVEGLSKTFRGGKRALKNVSVSVDRGEMVALIGASGSGKSTLIRHVAGLVQADRNDGCKVMVGDRFVQTGGRLTADARDIRRDIGVIFQQFNLVNRLSVLTNVLTGVLGRIPAIRGTLGLFSRDEKIVAMQALARVGIAETARQRASTLSGGQQQRAAIARAMVQGAQIVLADEPIASLDPASAKRVMEALSEINRNDGITVIVSLHQVEYARRYCPRTIALRDGEVAFDGPSEALTHDFLRELYGDASEELVLPDVPERAPRPQIALQPAVAFAGA
- a CDS encoding NAD(P)/FAD-dependent oxidoreductase; its protein translation is MAQHIYHPAAFDPSRPVGSYWDATAEPLTVDTPALSGDETCEVAVIGAGYTGLSAALHLARDHGVDVRVLEKAHPGWGASGRNGGFCCLGGTKVSHSTLVKRHGDAEARRFSAAQREAIALVRDLSESEGFDVEASGDGDIEVAHDKGAVRDLEATVAHIRDVHGVDCTLYRKAELRRAGMVMEGAEAALHLPLGFGLHPMKYARGLAAATVNRGAGVHGQSPVEAWQKTDGWHVLSTPGGRLRAKTVIVATNGYTAEDLHPGLTGRVLPALSNVITTRPLTEAEREAQGWTTHAMAYDSRNLLHYFRLLPDGRFLLGARGGVSAAPDGTERMQDDMRKRLARMFPAWADVEISHFWRGFVCMTADLVPHVARLPDDGSVIHALGYHGNGVAMGTWSGRAAARLAVRDKPDHEIVPAAAGQPLPRFPLPGLRPLYLRGAYVAYWLMDEVL
- a CDS encoding Stf0 family sulfotransferase gives rise to the protein MYDAYILCGTPRTGSTLLCGLLASTQAAGDPDSFYSRRFMPAWAEEWGLPSPDSMAERDYDITYLAAAIEVGKGGTAIFGLRLMRENLDDLSAILDRIHPGLPSDAARFERAFGKTLYIHLSRENKLAQAVSLVKAQQTGLWHIAPDGSELERLAPPQDPVYDFERIRQELAELESHDTAWNTWFAAQGITPVRIGYERLSADPAAALVRLCEALGIAAPHIADVKPGVAKLSDETSLEWMRRYRADLAAVARS
- a CDS encoding DapH/DapD/GlmU-related protein, with translation MPRLSEKALVHESAIVTDSALGRYTEIAERCHVSESTVGDYSYMMRECEIWAARIGKFVNIASHARINATNHPVWRATLHHFTYRAADYFDDAGTETAFFDWRRDNAVTIGHDVWLGHGVTILPGVSIGNGAVIGAGAVVSKGVPAYAIVGGVPAKFIRWRFPEEIGNRMDRLAWWDWPHARLRTALEDFRTLDAEAFLDRYEVEAAQSA
- the phnL gene encoding phosphonate C-P lyase system protein PhnL, which gives rise to MTMRLCLSGVGKTFVMHLQDGIEIPVLRGVELAVKEGECVALTGPSGTGKSTILRMIYGNYVADEGQILVVDGARIFDMASAPPRRVIDLRLRTISYVSQFLRAVPRVPAIDVVAEPLRSLGTSPAEARDRAATLLARLNLPERLWSLPPATFSGGEQQRVNIARGLVAQRPILILDEPTASLDATNRDIVVELIDERKKAGTAVLGIFHDAIVRDAVADHCVDVQAFT
- the phnK gene encoding phosphonate C-P lyase system protein PhnK translates to MTHPGDIDDDLPLLRASGVSHFYGSRIGCHDVSFELWPGEVLAIVGESGSGKTTLMNCLSGRLTPTAGVVEYRMRDGQARNIFAMSEAERRFLARTDWGFVHQDARDGLRMTVSAGGNVGERLMAVGARNYGAIRAEALDWLGRVEIAADRIDDRPDAFSGGMRQRLQIARNLVTGPRLVFMDEPTSGLDVSVQARLLDLLRGLVADLGLAAIVVTHDLAVARMISHRLMVMRRGTVIESGLTDQVLDDPRTPYAQLLVASVLQP
- a CDS encoding alpha-D-ribose 1-methylphosphonate 5-phosphate C-P-lyase PhnJ, whose protein sequence is MNAHAATTDTAYNFAYLDEQTKRMIRRAILKGIAIPGYQVPFASREMPMPYGWGTGGVQVTAAILGPDDTLKVIDQGSDDTTNAVAIRGFFARTAGVRTTTRTADATVIQTRHRIPERPLGEDQILVFQVPIPEPLRFLEPRETETRKMHALEEYGIMHVKLYEDIARHGHIATTYAYPALVDGRYVMDPSPIPKFDNPKMNRSDALMLFGAGREQRIYALPPHTDVHSLDFEDHPFAVQTFSEPCALCGSIGVYLDEIVTDDAGGRMFVCSDSDHCEERRAEIPAET
- a CDS encoding carbon-phosphorus lyase complex subunit PhnI; the protein is MYVAVKGGESAIRNAHRLLADERRGDRSVPDVTLDQIAGQLALAVDRVMAEGSLYDRDLAALAVKQARGDLIEAIFLIRAYRTTLPRFGASEPVDTARMRIRRRISATYKDLPGGQLLGPTFDYTHRLLEPALAEDTAPPPPETAAASDAPIPRVTDLLGGEGLIEPDPEADPDTPVRDLTREPLEFPADRSLRLQGLARGDEGFLLALGYSTQRGYARSHPFVGEIRIGEVEIEVIPEELGFPVTIGRITVTECQMVNQFKGSAKAPPQFTRGYGLVFGQSERKAMSMALVDRALRWNELGEEPTAPAQDEEFVLSHADNIRATGFVEHLKLPHYVDFQAELELVRRMHREAAAYSDETGEDIGAEHQEAAE
- the phnH gene encoding phosphonate C-P lyase system protein PhnH, whose product is MTAHAAMTETLSGGFAHPVFDSQAVFRRVMSAMASPGKVVELTAKTAPPPPLSRAAGALALTLFDHETPVWLDRDLAAAQAVSDWLRFHTGAPITQVPDEAAFALVSDPARMPALSAFGQGTADYPDRSTTLIVAVETLKDQNLITLRGPGIATTATLAPGPLPVGFADQLRANHAQFPRGVDLVFVCGDTLSALPRSTRTEGA
- the phnG gene encoding phosphonate C-P lyase system protein PhnG, giving the protein MTTAETTENRPSEEARRRAMDAVASADRAVLEAAWNRLESRPDWGWLRKPEAGLVMVRGRIGGGGAPFNLGEVTVTRCAVSLDSGEAGFAWIMGRDAEKARFAALFDALWQRRDRRAEVERTVVEPAIRARETEDSTVAERTAATRVDFLTMVRGEDES